DNA sequence from the Colletotrichum destructivum chromosome 9, complete sequence genome:
GGCGTCGATCACGCCATCTCGCAAGAGGTTTCGGACCGCATCTACGACGAGAGACGCCAGCAACGGCGCTACACTGATCAGAGTACGACGGCCCCAACCCGTGGAAGGCATCATAGCGAGCCTGTTGGGTACGACGTCAACTACTCAAACCAGACATACGTCCCACCGGGATACAACTCCCGGACATCAACATATGGTGCCCCTCCACCCGACATGAACAGGGGGCGGGGCCCTTCGCCGAACCCAATGAGGGGACGGGGCGCCTCTCCCAATCCTATGATGGCGCGAGGCTCTTCGCCGAATCCCATGATGGCCCGGGGGTCTTCTCCCAATCCCATGACGGCACGAGGCGCCTCGCCCAACCCTGCAGCCAGAAGGGGCGTTTCACCTCAGCCTCCTCCACAGCACATGAGGTCGCGAGGCATCTCTCCTAATCCTCAAACGCAGCACACGATCAAGCGGAAGTCTGTTAgtcccgcgccgcctccgtcggATCATCGAAGGCTGTCCGGTATTCCGTTCGGCCCCGACTCATATGACATGCTCAACCCAGCGGTGTCGACGACCAACAGCGACATCTCGAGGCCTGATCCGAACGAGAAGATCATCACCCACGACGGACGTGAGATTGACCCGTCGGATCATCTCCCCATGGACACGtgggcgccggagccggagcccAAGGGTCCCaagacgccggcctcggcttccACCCGATCACGGGCGTCTCCTGGCGGTGCTCAGCCCATGCCCACGAGCGGCCGTCGTCAGCTTCGTATTGCAGCCCGGCCCCAGTCCCAAGCCTCCTCACCTGTGACGTACGGATCGGAGCCGTACCACATACCCGGCAACCCCCCTACTATGAACAACGGTAGCCGGAACCGACTCCAGAAGAAGACGCAGCGCACGTCAGCTCTTccttcgacgtcgccggcgggaTCCAGCCCCCTGGCTCCCATTTCATCACACAACTACCAGGGTAGCGGTAGTGACTTCACACCACCGCGCTTGCCAAGGGCGAGCACCTGGGATTACCCCAGCGAAAACCATGCGCCACAGTACGGCAGCTCTCCGGGAGGGACATATGGCGGCAGCGCACCTCCTATCCCTGCCAAGGTCCCTCTGCCCGTCATGAGCGGCGCGAACGGCGACAACGAGTGGGCGCTGATGCAGGAAATGAGCCGTATCGACATAGGTGCCGGTCGCTCCAGGCGTCATCGGCACTACTGAGCTACGGTCGCACATGATTCACGGCGCGGCGTTCTGACACGGGTGGTCATGTATTTGTACTCTATTTGCCGGATGCGGGATTGGGTTTTCAGGATTGCATGGGGCGAGGGTTTGGGTGAATAAAGCACAAAACATGGCTTGGGCTACGGGGTGGTCTTGACATGATAGGATGGTTTGGCAATGCTGTAAACAGCCGGAATTCCATTTCTCCACGTTCAAGATGTAGGCTTTGCTCATCAGCGTCCATCGTGaactcccccccccccccccccccccccctgtcgaTGTATGATTCATTTGTGAGGCATAAACTGTTTTCGGGGCGCCCTGATAGCCGTGCAAGTGTCTCACGGAGTCTCCTCCCTCTTTGATGTAGATAGGTACGGAGAGCCGTCTCGACATCCGTAAACCACGTGAATAATTTCTCGTCCTAGCGAGATCGTCCTGATACGATACTCCGGCCACCATGCGTCAGCCAGGGATTGGCTTAACGACAGTAGAGAGCTTTTTCACAGAGTTAGAAGACGCGATTTATGAAACGGTTCCCTCACCTATCTCGACCGACTGCCCTCCATTGGGAAACAGTTGCAGGCTCGTTTAGGCGACAAAAATCTCCTGAGGGAAGGCGGTTCCGCGCCTGCTTCGGGAAATCATGTCGGTTTCGTTTAGTCTTGCCATCGAGCTTCGGCTTCACTTTCTCACAACAACCCGTCGGCCACAGACGTCGGTCGCTAACCGCCCCCACGCCCTTTGATTGACAAGCACCGCGTAAAAGTCTGACCACATCTTTACCTCTCGTTGTTTGTAAGGAAATAAAAAGGCGCGCTTCTGCTCGACCTTCCTCCTCACTCTCGTCatcctctcttccttcccATATAGATTATTTCTACTCCATCATTGCACCAACTTCCAATCCGGCAGTCCAGCCTTTCATGTCGGAATGGGCTCCAAAACACCCGATGACCAGATTCCTGGAGGTAATGGTATGATGATCGGTAGACCCGTGTTTGCGTGTGATGAATACTTACATTCTATCCACAGGCGGTCCACTCTCAGCCAGCCCTTCCTCCGCCGGCGGAGAACCTCGCGGCGCACACCTCTCCCGCGATGGTGATGCCAGTCTTGGAGACcagggcgatgacgatgacgacgaagaagacgatgatgacgttgGCTCCAGACCCTTGAAGACTGATGCCGGCccaaaaaagaggaaaaagaagccaaagaagaagaagaagaagtctGCTGCCGTTACAAAGCAGCAGTCATCGCCCCCGAGGGTGCCGCTGACTGACATCTTCCCTTCCGGGGAGTACCCAGCCGGCGAGCATCTCGCCTACGACAAGGCCCCTCCCGCGACCGTGAACACGTCCCGCACGACGGCCGCGGAGCTACGCTACCTGAACCGCCGACACCTCGAAGACCCGGAGCTACTCAACGACTACCGCAAGGCCGCTGAGGTGCACCGCCAGGTCCGTCACTGGGTCCAGGAGACGGTAAAGCCTGGTTGGACGCTCCTCGATATCGCGACTggcatcgaggacggcgtaCGCTCGCTGCTGGCGAACCAGGGAATCGAGCCCGGCGACAATCTACGGTCTGGCATGGGGTTCCCCACGGGGCTGTGCCTCAACAATGAGACGGCGCACTACACGCCGAACCCCGGACAGAAGGATGTCGTGCTGCAGTACGGAGACGTCATGAAGGTTGATTACGGCGTGCAGGTCAACGGGTGGATCGTCGACAGCGCATTCACCATGAGCTTCGACCCGACGTACGACAACCTCTTGGCCGCGGCTAGAGATGCGACGAACTCGGGTATCAAGGTGAGCGTCATGCGCATACTCGCAACCCTTGCTTCTACGGTGACTAACGGTTCTCAGGCTGCTGGGATCGACGTCCGCATCTGCGACGTCAGCGCCGAGATCCAGGAGGCGATGGAGAGCTACGAGGTCGAGATCCGCGGCAAGACATACCCCGTCCGGGCGGTGCGCAATATCTGCGCCCACGACATCAAGCGCTACCGAATCCACGGCGGCAAGTCGATTCCCTTCATCCGGAACAGCGATCAGAccaagatggaggagggagaaatCTTTGCCATTGAGACTTTTGGGACGACGGGCCGCGGCAAGCTGTATGACGATGTGAGTAATTCCGTACACATTGAGATGGCAGTCAAGAAGAGAGTGATCGGCTGACTGTATGTAATCAGGTCGGCGTCTACGGGTACGGGCTGCAGCATGACGCTCCCGCGCAGGTGAGGCTGCCCTTCGCCTCTGCGAACCGCCTGTACAAGACGATCAGGGAGCAGTTCGGGAGCATTGTCTTCTGCCGACGTTACCTGGACCGTCTTGGCCTGGAGCGCTACTTGGCCGGGGTGAGTTTTCCGGTGTTCCATATCTGGTGACGTTTGGAGTTCACCCTGCTAATGAAGTGATGTCTCACAGTTAAACTGTCTGGTTTCGAACGACGTACTTGAGTCGTACGCACCGCTGGCAGACATCAAGGGGTCGTACTCCTCGCAGTTTGAGCATGTAGGTTTCACCACTGATTTGGTTGCCCTTTTTTGCGAGACGACAGGACAGATAACTAACTCTGCGGCTAGACGATTTTGCTGCGGGAGTCCAGCAAGGAGATTATGAGTCGAGGAAGTGACTATTGATCAGGTTGATCAAGCAGGGGAAGATTCGCTAGAAAGATTAGAGATCACCAGCAAGGCTTGTGCAGGTGGCGCATACGAACAATTGCGACGTAGTTTTGGCGTTCGGGGGGATTCAACATCTCTGGCGAGAGGATGCTTCATCAAATTAAAAGGGCTGGTTCAACATCGTCCTCACCTGTTCGGCAGTGTTACCACTTCTGGAATTCGCACTATTCACATTCGTTTAGTAGTTTAGTTTATCAGAAATCATATTAAGATTGACTTGCAGTAACACGTCTGCGTTCCGAATGTAGTTCCGACGTCCGTGTAGCACAACAAGACTAGGTGTTCTTCAATTGTTGACTTGCTCGGATATGTATTTATTTTATGATAGCCTTTCTTCGCCATCAACCCCTGAACTGACCTTCACAGAGCAAGGGATGAACCCGAATTTGATGCGGACGAAGTCTTCGGAGACGGCTTTAAAGCAGTGTGGAAGAGATTTCCTGCAACATTTCCCCGCAAATAAAGAAAGCCCCGAGCTATCGATAACCCGTGTGTTGCAACAGATGAGACTACCTACTCTAGTGGCGTTTGTAtcgaagggggagggggaacgggAGCGAAGGATCGCCAAGTAAGGCACCGTCTTAGTCGAAGGCCGGCCGGAAACATTTCGCTGACTTTCTGCTTCGGACGTTAATCCCTTATAAGCCACCCCCGCCGACACTCCTGACCTCGTTTGGCGACAACGGGCTTGTCTCGCGAAACCGGGTTTTTGAACTGTAGTTTACCAAAGATTTGGGGTTCTCTCAACGTATCGCAAAACCAACGACACCATCTAACCGACGGCTGACACTGTCGGACACAAtggcatcatcatccatcccCTCCAAGACCCTCCAGGTCTCGCCCACGATCACGTACAAGTACTACTACTCCCCAGCCTCCGAGCCGGCCCTGCAGACCCTGCTCTTCCTCCACGGCTTCCCCTCGACCACGGCCGACTTCCGCCCGCAGCTCGAGCACTTCGCGTCCCGGGGCTACGGCGTCCTCGCGCCCGACCTCCTCGGCTACGGCGGGACCTCGAAGCCGGCCGGCGCGCGTGAGTACGTCTGGCGCGCCATGAGCgcccacgtcgccgccatcctcgtcgccgagggcctggcgggccgcgccgtcgtcggcgtgggCCACGACCTGGGCTCCTGGTTCCTGAGCCGGCTGTGCCACCTCCTGCCGCCGCGGCTCGGGCTCGCGGGGCTCGTCTTCCTGGACGTCGGGTACGCCCCGCCGGGCGGGCggttcgacgtcgaggcgaTCAACCGCGCGACGGCGGATCcggcgacgggcgaggaGCGGTTCCGGTACTGGGACCTCTTCGCGGGTGGGCCGGAGGCCGTCGCGCTGATGGACCGCGAGGCCGCGTCCGTGGTGTCGCTGATGCACGCGCCGCCCGGcgtgatggcggcgaaccTAGGCCCGCgggggagggcgagggagtGGGTGTCCGCGGGCCGCGTGgtcgcgccggcggcgggggacGCCTTCGCCACGGAGGCCTACCTGCGGGAGAAGACCGCCGTGTTCCAGGAGGGCGGGTGGACGGGGCCGACGAACTGGTACAGGGCGCTGCGGGACAACCTCTcgttcgaggacgagagggaCATGGAGAAGGGGATCCGGGtgccggtgatggtggtCGGGTGCGGGCGGGacgagatgacgacggcggggcTGCAGGACCAGATGACGAGGCCGtgggccggggccgggtACCGCTTCGAGGTGCTCGACACGGGGCACTGGGTCAtgctcgaggacgcggcggGGACGAACAGGTTGCTGAGCGAGTTTCTGGACGGTCTTCCCTGACCGCGAGGGTTGTGGCGTGCGGGGTGATGGGCTCTCTTCTGTCTGGCGGGTGTCTACATACACTCTTTTCGTTCATTCTGAGAGGAACCCACTAGTTGGAAGACATAACTTGTACGAGGAAAAGCAGACGGAGCTCTCGAAGGGGGGGCGCATCAACGGCAACATGCTCTGTTGGAGTCCTCTCTGCGATGTCCCCCGGCCGCCCCTGATGAGGAATCTCATGACGAAGGGGAGGTGACGAGCAATGCCTTTGTAGGGTTGAACCAGAGAGACCTGGAGGGTATTCCAATTTTTCATGTCCGCAGCACCTCGTAAGATGGGTTCGGGTAAAGGCCCCGTTCTATATCGACACAGTTATTCTCTTGTCTCCTTTTTGTCTGCTTTCTTCCTCACTCTCTCGCACCCCCACcacccccttttttttttgatCCCCAACGCCATCGCAATGCATCAGTGACCCAAGACGATCCGGTCGCACAATCGACGTCCCTCGGAGACGGATCGTGAGCTTTCCTCCATCCTCTCCCCACCCTGACAGGCCATGCATGCAtgaacccctcccccccggtccgtcatcctcttccccaTGATCCTCTCACGGGTACTGCGAGGCGCCGGACGTATACACACCGGTCAACCGAGGATTGCCAGATAATCTCGGAAGCCACAAGACATTCCAGAAAACACACAAGAAATAAACAACCCAAAATCTTTCaggaaaaaaagaatagGGGAAAAAAATCCCCCTTCACCAAACATTCAGAGGCCGATCCCCGGCCCCCCTCAAGCAGACCCCATCATCAAACTCTCCACCATGCCCCCTGTCTCGCACGCGAGCTGGGCCTTCTCAACCTCGTTCCCGACGCGGCGCCTCAGAGTTCGGAAGCCCTCAAACAGCTCAGCGCTCGCGGCGGCATACTCAGCGTACAGCTCGACGAGCATGAGACCGACCTCGACACAGACGCTCACGTACCGCGGGTCGATGATGTGGTTGCACGTCCACTTGAGCACTGGCTGCACCGTCCTCTCGTCGCGGCCCACGAGCGCGTCCCGCACGGCGGACCGGTGTCGCAGCGCCAGCAACAGCGTCAGCACGGCGAGCGGGGAGTGGTCTTTGCCCTGCGggtcgaggacctggtcgAGGGCGCTCGCGTAGCGGCCGTGGCGCAGGGCCTTCTGCCAAGCAGCCTCCTTGGCGCGGGAGACGCGGGCGTCCTGCGCGACAATGACCTCGgcctggccctcgccgagggtctcgaggcggcggtgggcggCAGCCTTGCGCTTTCGCGTCTTGGTGACGCTGTCGTGCTGGTCGAGGGtgccggcgatgagggcggccatctcgcgctcgcgctccTTGTGGCGGGTGGCCTCGGGTCCCGTGAGGCGCGTGCGGACGGAGAGCACGCCGGACTgcatgccgacgacgaggtggcgGTCGGCGTGGTCAGCCGAGTCGGAGGCCGAGAGCACGCGGAGGGAGAGGATGGGCGAGGGGTACTTTGTCGACGATACGACGTTCCAGGCCGTCGTCTCAAAGACCTTGAcgtggccgtcgaggccacCCGTGACAAGGCGGGTGCCGTTGGAGGCAAGGCTGAGAGAGGTGACGGTCTTTTGGTGGTTGGAGATCTGGTGGATAggacgggcggcgacgaggtcgaggacggagaCGTTGgggccggaggaggcgagcaGGGTGGTACCCGAGAACAGAGGCAGGACGGActcgacgggggcggcgtgCTTGAAggtcatgacggcggcgttggtgccTATTCTCGGGTCCCAGATCTTGACGGTGGAGTCGTAGGAGCCCGAGACGAGCATGTTGCTGAcgcccgagggcgaggtggccGGGAAGAACTCGGCGCAGCGGACGTAGTCTGAGTGGCCGACGAAGGTGTGGGTCGGATCGTTGGCCGTGAGGTCCCAGAGGCGGAccgtcttgtcgtcggagGCGGATAGCAGAGTGGTGGGCTGGGCGTCGGAGAAGCGGGTGGCCCAGACGGGCTGGCGGTGCTTGGTCCAGGTCTTGAGGATGGAGCGCGAGTGGGTGTCGAAGACCTGCATGCGTCCCgtgtcctcggcggcgacgaggacacggccgtcgcggcgcaGAGAACCGGAgcgggcgacgtcggcgaaTCGCGTGATGGTCTTCTCGAGCTTGCGGGTGCGCGACGAGTAGAGCTGGACGCGGGTGccggtggtgacggcgaaCATGCCGtccgacgaggtcgaggagatgTGCGTGATCGGGTacgacgtcggcgaaggGATCTGGAGCTGGTTCTTGAACGACTTCCAGTAGCGCTGCTCGGCCGTCACGGGGGACGGGCCCGAGGGCAGCTTCACCTGCGGGAGGGGTCCCACGAGGGCTGCCATTGTGATGTTGTGCTGTGTGGATGGactttcctttctttcttatGCGTCGATCGAGGTTATGACGGTAAGCGTCTGTGCGGGAGAGGAGGTTGTTGTGGATGGagacgaagagagagagagacagagcgCGCAATTGggggtgtcgtcgtcgtgatgGACGTTGGCGATAGTTTTTTGGAGTTTGGCTACCtagggaaaaaaaagatcTCTGAATTGAGAATTTCTTTGACGGCTAGTCCTACTTTGGGCTAGCGCGCACCCCACGTTGTCGCGATAAGATAAGATGCGGGGCCAGGGGACCTCGAAGCTTGGGAACTATTGCAGGTGACAACGAGACTCGGCTGGATGAACGAGCTGTTCAAACCCGAGCTGTAGAATTCGAATTGTGCACTTCGTATTAGTTTGGTCAGATCAACTCGTATGATTTACAGTTCTCATAGAACCATGGAGATATGGTGTTGCATATGAAGCTCCCATGATTTCACTCACTTACTTACACTCCTGACTCCAACTTCAGGCAGAGAAAGCTCAGGTGAGATACATACCTAAGTTGACAGCTTGGCTATCACCAGTTTCACGGCCACCGCTAAGACTCGAACCTCCTCACCGGAAGCAGCAAAGAGTAGGAAGCACATGCATTCGGTATTCCGGTAGATCTCCGTCTGCAACATCAAACACAAGGTACCCGCGACACCGCGCCGTCAactgtccgtccgtccaccTTGCCGAATCCAGCATCCGAACCCCGCCGTCCCGGACAAGGAGcacatcaccaccaccactaccaccaccacacccaCCGCGATTCAGCCGCCGACCCCATATCCAAACATCTTGGCATCAAACCACGCACACCAGAAACGTCGGCAGTTGgagccccccctctctccaACGAGGCTGTCTCCAATGCACGACACAATATTCCCCGTGTTCTGGGTtacgaggtcgacggccgtcCGTTTCATCCATTCATCCGTCCAACACCGCCACACGTCCACGCAAACCATACACACCCAcctccaaaaaaaaaaagcaagcCCCAAACCATCCCTCGGGAAACCTTCTTCTAGGATGGCCTCACTTCTCTCCTTCACCGACACGACATCGCTCACCGATTGTGCCGTCCCATCGTCGCCAGGCCCGACAGGCAGACCCTTGGCCCTCGCCTGGCACAGGTAATATTCACTGACGACGTCTCATCCCGCTCGATCGAGGGCGGCCAAAACACTTGCAGTTCTCGCCTCAGCTTCGgaagctcgtcatcgtcacTTTGATAGTTtgagctctctctctttctctttcctttttttcccgcTTCTATTCACTCCATCAGACGGTGATATCACCGCGCGCAGTCCGTTCTCCTAGAGGCAGCCtggcggacggacggacgacCGAATAATCCTTCGTCCCAAGTCTCTTTCGGGGCTGGGCATCAAAAAGTCTATAATAAAAACAAAAGTCTTAACCCCCCCTGCACTTTTTTGGCCTGAAGCCTTCCCTGCCAATTTCGCCAAACCTTAAAAAAATTCAAACATGAGAAATTTGCGGCCAGGGAACGAATGGTCAACCgcgtttcccccccccccccaaaaaaagaGAAACGGTTAAAACTCGCTCGGAAGAGGAACCGTCCACAGTGCCGTGACTTGAGGGTACGGCCGGGTAACgatggacggcggcggtgggacGGCGAGAGGGTGTTCGCATCCGCGCGCGGCGTCTAGCACATTGAGCCCCACGGGCCGCGTTTAACAAAACGAGAAAGAAGACGAGAGAAAGGGGAACACTCCGAGCGCAAGAGTCTCGGAATGCAGTGTCCGATCTCGCATTTTCAAGAATGACGTCGTGATATCGCGAACTGACTGTGCAAACCTTGGACTGAATATGATGGAGCTCAACATCGAACTGGCGCTGGGTGAATAGGGACAAGTGGTGATTTTTGAACTTTGTTTTTGAATTCTCATTGACCCGTAATAACCTTGTCTGATCTATGTAACACGCTGATAAAAGCATATTCAAAACGGCTAGGAGCCGTTGAACTAGGGTATACCATCCTctctcttctgcttctccccTTACGCGACGGAACCGAAAATAGTCTCCATCATGATACCTGCGATACGCTGTTAGCATTGCTGCACCAACTATCACATCACTCCGTGGACGGAGGCGGGAAGGGGATTTATCAAACTCACCAGTAATTCTGTAGGGGTCGGCATTTGAGGCGGGGCGGCGGTCCTCGAAGTAACCGTAGCCCTTGGCGGCGCACTCTCTGGGGATGCGGATCGAGGCACCACGGTTGGCGACTCCGTAAGAGAACTGGTCGATGGAGCCCGTCTCGTGGCGGCCGGTGAGACGCTTCTCgttgccctcgccgtagACGGCGATGTGCTCCTTGTGGCggccctcgagcttcttgatAGCGGCCTCGATGTGCTTCATGCCGCCCTCAACACGCATCTCCTTGGTGGAGAAGTTGGAGTGCAGGCCAGCACCGTTCCAGTCGCCGGGGATGGGCTTGGGCTCGACCGAGACCTTGGCGCCGAACTCCTCAGCGATGCGGGCCAGGAGGAAGCGGGCGAGCCAGAGGTGGTCACCCATCTCGATACCGACGCAGGGGCCGACCTGGAACTCCCACTGGGCGGGCATGACCTCGGCGTTGGTGCCCGAGATCTTGACGCCCGAGTAGAGGCAGGCCTTGTAGTGagcgtcgacgatgtcgcgctggacgaccttgccggcgccgacaccGCAGTAGTAGGGGCCCTGGGGGGCGGGGAAGCCGTTAGCGGGCCAGCCGAAGGGGCGGTTGCTAAGGTCGAGCAAAGTGTACtcctgctcgaggccgaaCCAGGGCTCGTGGGCGGCGTGAGCCTCCATCAGCTTGGCGCACTCATGTCTGTAGTTGTACTTGTTGGGGGTGCCATCGGCATTCCAGCACTCGGCGAGAACGAGGATGTTGGGGGATCCGCGGAAGGGGTcggggaagacggcgacgggcttCAGGTAGACGTCAGAGTTGTCGCCGGGGGCTTGGTTGGTGGAGGAACCATCAAAGTTCCACATAGGAAGGTCCTCGGGGGTGTactccttctccttgagcgTCTAGAAGAGCACGTGACGGTTAGCTTGATGTGTTGTGCGATGGACGATGGTACGTCGCAAATGCGTGCGCATGAAAGAAAGtgcccctcttcttctgcacCGGTCTCCAGCCGACCAAGCTCGTGGGCCAACTTGGCTACTGAGGCTGACATCATGCGATGCGCCTTGCCGTCAAGCTGACGATGCCAGGCGGAGCTACGGGTACTCCAGCGGCCCCATGCGTTTGGGGTCTTTGGGTCTTTGGGTCTTTGGGGCAGCCTGTGGAGGACGTCCACCGTCATCCACTtcttggccggcggcggcgacttgGCCCCTAGCCAGCTCACCGAATACCCGCCGACGGCCCAAAGGGCGCAAAAATACGACTGGCAAGAACCTCCAATAGCCGAGCTACGGCGTTGAACCCTGCAGCTGGAGGTCCTCGGTGTCTTGGGGCAAAGGGCCAGGCGATCGATATGTTGTGTGGGGTGGGGTTCCTTGCAGGACCGAGTCGTGACCGAATCCTGTCAGCCAGACAGCCGGTCCGGTCTGAACAGCCAACCGGTACGTACCGGCtgcccaccaccaccaccaccaccaccaccaccaccgccacaaCGCACCCGCACTTGGAGGGGCAGAAAGTCTCGGTGTTTCGACCCCCCCGCCAAGCCCCAGTGCATATCGATGCCGTATCTTTGCTACCCCTCGGCCGCAAACACCCTTTGAGCCCGCTATTTCTAGCCGGAACTCGGAGACGGTGACCCCCCGAGAGGGACATTGTCCAAAGTTCGGAGGACTGCGCCCCAGATCTGGTCGCAACAGTTGCTGCAGGCAGAGAGGGAAAGATGGACGTGGGTCACAACATtcctctcactctctctcagcCTGCGACATGTTGCAAGAACAAAGACCTGGGTGATAATCCTCACTGGGAGGGTTATGCGGCTTTGAGTGGTGTTTGCGACCGATGAAGACCCTGCCGAGACCAGAAAAGGAGGAAACCGAAAAAGGAAAGGAGGGGCAAAATGGAACAAGGCGAATGTCGCAAACTTACCCTCGACTTGGAGCGGGTCTCGCCGTCAGCATCGATCCAGATGTACTCGGCCATGATTTGGCCCTTCTGGTCAAGCTTGAGGTACTTGGCCAACTATTCGATAGGGTGTCAGCACGAAGTTGCCCTTTGTTTTTCATTTCGTGATGCGCCAAAGCTGACAGCAGGATCGCGTCTCCTGCTGGGCTCAGCCATCGGGCGATGGGTGTAATCTCACAGTCTCGGGCCTGGAGGTGAAAGCAGCTTCTGTCGCCTGGGAGGGAAAGTTGTGTTAGCCATCTTGCGTCTTAGGATTCTTGGGCCAAAACATCGTGAACATTTTAGAGGGGTTCCCGTGCGCCGTCGGGTTGGTATCCGAACAGACG
Encoded proteins:
- a CDS encoding Putative glutamine synthetase, catalytic domain, glutamine synthetase, glycine-rich, with the translated sequence MATEAAFTSRPETLAKYLKLDQKGQIMAEYIWIDADGETRSKSRTLKEKEYTPEDLPMWNFDGSSTNQAPGDNSDVYLKPVAVFPDPFRGSPNILVLAECWNADGTPNKYNYRHECAKLMEAHAAHEPWFGLEQEYTLLDLSNRPFGWPANGFPAPQGPYYCGVGAGKVVQRDIVDAHYKACLYSGVKISGTNAEVMPAQWEFQVGPCVGIEMGDHLWLARFLLARIAEEFGAKVSVEPKPIPGDWNGAGLHSNFSTKEMRVEGGMKHIEAAIKKLEGRHKEHIAVYGEGNEKRLTGRHETGSIDQFSYGVANRGASIRIPRECAAKGYGYFEDRRPASNADPYRITGIMMETIFGSVA
- a CDS encoding Putative U3 small nucleolar RNA-associated protein, yielding MAALVGPLPQVKLPSGPSPVTAEQRYWKSFKNQLQIPSPTSYPITHISSTSSDGMFAVTTGTRVQLYSSRTRKLEKTITRFADVARSGSLRRDGRVLVAAEDTGRMQVFDTHSRSILKTWTKHRQPVWATRFSDAQPTTLLSASDDKTVRLWDLTANDPTHTFVGHSDYVRCAEFFPATSPSGVSNMLVSGSYDSTVKIWDPRIGTNAAVMTFKHAAPVESVLPLFSGTTLLASSGPNVSVLDLVAARPIHQISNHQKTVTSLSLASNGTRLVTGGLDGHVKVFETTAWNVVSSTKYPSPILSLRVLSASDSADHADRHLVVGMQSGVLSVRTRLTGPEATRHKEREREMAALIAGTLDQHDSVTKTRKRKAAAHRRLETLGEGQAEVIVAQDARVSRAKEAAWQKALRHGRYASALDQVLDPQGKDHSPLAVLTLLLALRHRSAVRDALVGRDERTVQPVLKWTCNHIIDPRYVSVCVEVGLMLVELYAEYAAASAELFEGFRTLRRRVGNEVEKAQLACETGGMVESLMMGSA
- a CDS encoding Putative peptidase M24, creatinase/aminopeptidase, winged helix-like DNA-binding domain superfamily — protein: MGSKTPDDQIPGGNGGPLSASPSSAGGEPRGAHLSRDGDASLGDQGDDDDDEEDDDDVGSRPLKTDAGPKKRKKKPKKKKKKSAAVTKQQSSPPRVPLTDIFPSGEYPAGEHLAYDKAPPATVNTSRTTAAELRYLNRRHLEDPELLNDYRKAAEVHRQVRHWVQETVKPGWTLLDIATGIEDGVRSLLANQGIEPGDNLRSGMGFPTGLCLNNETAHYTPNPGQKDVVLQYGDVMKVDYGVQVNGWIVDSAFTMSFDPTYDNLLAAARDATNSGIKAAGIDVRICDVSAEIQEAMESYEVEIRGKTYPVRAVRNICAHDIKRYRIHGGKSIPFIRNSDQTKMEEGEIFAIETFGTTGRGKLYDDVGVYGYGLQHDAPAQVRLPFASANRLYKTIREQFGSIVFCRRYLDRLGLERYLAGLNCLVSNDVLESYAPLADIKGSYSSQFEHTILLRESSKEIMSRGSDY
- a CDS encoding Putative alpha/beta hydrolase-1, epoxide hydrolase yields the protein MASSSIPSKTLQVSPTITYKYYYSPASEPALQTLLFLHGFPSTTADFRPQLEHFASRGYGVLAPDLLGYGGTSKPAGAREYVWRAMSAHVAAILVAEGLAGRAVVGVGHDLGSWFLSRLCHLLPPRLGLAGLVFLDVGYAPPGGRFDVEAINRATADPATGEERFRYWDLFAGGPEAVALMDREAASVVSLMHAPPGVMAANLGPRGRAREWVSAGRVVAPAAGDAFATEAYLREKTAVFQEGGWTGPTNWYRALRDNLSFEDERDMEKGIRVPVMVVGCGRDEMTTAGLQDQMTRPWAGAGYRFEVLDTGHWVMLEDAAGTNRLLSEFLDGLP